One region of Nothobranchius furzeri strain GRZ-AD chromosome 16, NfurGRZ-RIMD1, whole genome shotgun sequence genomic DNA includes:
- the LOC129166608 gene encoding coiled-coil domain-containing protein 18 isoform X1, translated as MTPQGNRPLAMLLLSPSVEFWVLLLSSSASNMSGFHSELTQKEQELLRFRRDSDTKAAELAKMEKMLQQTKSLMEKKTEPGPETKGYQENLVEDLEEKVRSSRRYRRNSLHHTQMLETQMKTVKGELVGTLDHLQELRNVLRRSQQKAEERTAAMEKLAAGLR; from the exons ATGACCCCCCAAGGAAACAGACCCCTTGCCATG CTCTTGCTGAGTCCCAGTGTGGAGTTTTGGGTTCTGCTGCTCAGCTCTTCGGCCTCTAACATGAGTGGGTTTCACAGCGAGCTGACACAGAAGGAGCAAGAGCTGCTGAGATTTCGGCGGGACAGCGACACCAAAGCTGCAGAGCTTGCTAAGATGGAGAaaatgctgcagcaaacaaagagCCTGATGGAGAagaagacagaacctggtccagagACCAAAGGCTACCAGGAGAACTTGG TGGAGGACCTGGAGGAGAAGGTTCGCTCCAGCAGGAGATACAGAAGGAACTCACTCCATCACACTCAGATGCTGGAAACCCAGATGAAAACAGTGAAAGGGGAGCTGGTTGGAACACTGGACCACCTCCAGGAGCTGAGGAACGTCCTGCGACGTTCACAGCAGAAAGCCGAGGAGCGGACAGCTGCCATGGAGAAGCTGGCAGCAGGGCTCAGGTAA
- the LOC129166608 gene encoding coiled-coil domain-containing protein 18 isoform X2 — MSGFHSELTQKEQELLRFRRDSDTKAAELAKMEKMLQQTKSLMEKKTEPGPETKGYQENLVEDLEEKVRSSRRYRRNSLHHTQMLETQMKTVKGELVGTLDHLQELRNVLRRSQQKAEERTAAMEKLAAGLR; from the exons ATGAGTGGGTTTCACAGCGAGCTGACACAGAAGGAGCAAGAGCTGCTGAGATTTCGGCGGGACAGCGACACCAAAGCTGCAGAGCTTGCTAAGATGGAGAaaatgctgcagcaaacaaagagCCTGATGGAGAagaagacagaacctggtccagagACCAAAGGCTACCAGGAGAACTTGG TGGAGGACCTGGAGGAGAAGGTTCGCTCCAGCAGGAGATACAGAAGGAACTCACTCCATCACACTCAGATGCTGGAAACCCAGATGAAAACAGTGAAAGGGGAGCTGGTTGGAACACTGGACCACCTCCAGGAGCTGAGGAACGTCCTGCGACGTTCACAGCAGAAAGCCGAGGAGCGGACAGCTGCCATGGAGAAGCTGGCAGCAGGGCTCAGGTAA
- the dipk1a gene encoding divergent protein kinase domain 1A isoform X1 yields the protein MARGLFPWGVIRKPLYIQARFSYLHMKYLFFSWLAVFVGSWVVYVEYSSYTELCRGHECRNSICDKYRKGVIDGSACSSLCEKETLYLGKCFTAKPNSQVYSGHWGDLQGVVKCQMEEAPHYDLGGEMEPRKEASAFNKPTKGTSVEKFREMIVGHLKAKVEDQANLADLATHVLSVADANKDGHISLPEARSTWALLQLNEFLLALVLQDREHTPKLLGFCGDLYMMEKVPNSPLYGISLPWIVEVWIPAGLRRSMDQWFTPSWPHKAKISIGLLELVEDIFHGTFGSFLMCDVSTATFGYNDRHDFKVMDARYIIPEATFQERIRQQRCDADEDCLYGTDCLTSCDLTKHRCTPEVTRPNLAKACDTLKDYILQGAPSDVSEELEKQLYACIALKGSVEQMEMEHSLILNNLKTLLWKKISHTKDS from the exons ATGGCAAGGGGTCTGTTTCCTTGGGGGGTCATCAGAAAGCCTCTCTACATCCAG GCCAGATTCTCCTACCTGCACATGAAGTACCTGTTCTTCTCCTGGCTGGCCGTGTTCGTGGGGAGCTGGGTAGTTTATGTGGAATACTCCTCCTACACAGAGCTCTGCAGAGGCCACGAGTGCAGAAACTCCATA tGTGATAAATACAGAAAAGGAGTCATCGATGGTTCCGCCTGCAGCAGCCTGTGTGAGAAGGAAACACTTTACCTTGGGAAGTGCTTCACCGCCAAACCCAACAGTCAG GTTTACTCAGGGCACTGGGGAGACCTGCAGGGGGTCGTTAAGTGCCAGATGGAAGAGGCCCCTCATTATGACTTGGGAGGTGAAATGGAGCCTAGAAAAGAAGCCTCTGCCTTCAACAAGCCAACCAAAGGAACGTCAGTGGAGAAGTTCAGAGAGATGATAGTCGGCCACTTAAAG GCTAAAGTGGAGGACCAGGCCAACCTCGCTGACCTGGCGACACATGTATTATCCGTTGCTGACGCTAATAAAGATGGCCACATCTCACTGCCAGAGGCCCGCTCcacatgggccctgctgcagctcAACGAGTTCCTGCTGGCATTAGTCCTGCAGGACCGCGAGCACACACCAAAGTTACTTGGCTTCTGTGGAGACCTGTACATGATGGAGAAGGTGCCAAACTCCCCTCTGTATGGAATCAGTCTTCCTTGGATTGTCGAAGTATGGATTCCTGCTGGTCTGCGCCGCAGCATGGACCAGTGGTTCACCCCGTCCTGGCCTCACAAGGCCAAGATCTCCATCGGCCTGCTTGAGCTGGTGGAGGACATTTTTCACGGCACTTTTGGCAGCTTTCTCATGTGTGACGTCAGCACCGCTACTTTCGGATACAACGACCGGCACGACTTTAAAGTAATGGACGCCCGTTACATCATTCCCGAGGCCACTTTCCAAGAAAGAATCAGGCAGCAGCGCTGTGACGCAGACGAGGACTGTCTCTACGGGACCGACTGCCTCACCAGCTGTGACCTCACCAAGCACCGCTGCACACCGGAGGTCACCAGGCCGAACCTGGCTAAAGCCTGCGACACCCTGAAGGACTACATTCTGCAGGGTGCACCGTCGGACGTGAGCGAGGAGCTGGAGAAGCAGCTGTACGCCTGCATCGCTCTGAAAGGTTCGGTAGAACAAATGGAAATGGAGCACTCGCTCATTCTGAACAACCTCAAAACTCTGCTGTGGAAGAAGATCTCACACACTAAAGACTCCTGA
- the dipk1a gene encoding divergent protein kinase domain 1A isoform X2 encodes MKYLFFSWLAVFVGSWVVYVEYSSYTELCRGHECRNSICDKYRKGVIDGSACSSLCEKETLYLGKCFTAKPNSQVYSGHWGDLQGVVKCQMEEAPHYDLGGEMEPRKEASAFNKPTKGTSVEKFREMIVGHLKAKVEDQANLADLATHVLSVADANKDGHISLPEARSTWALLQLNEFLLALVLQDREHTPKLLGFCGDLYMMEKVPNSPLYGISLPWIVEVWIPAGLRRSMDQWFTPSWPHKAKISIGLLELVEDIFHGTFGSFLMCDVSTATFGYNDRHDFKVMDARYIIPEATFQERIRQQRCDADEDCLYGTDCLTSCDLTKHRCTPEVTRPNLAKACDTLKDYILQGAPSDVSEELEKQLYACIALKGSVEQMEMEHSLILNNLKTLLWKKISHTKDS; translated from the exons ATGAAGTACCTGTTCTTCTCCTGGCTGGCCGTGTTCGTGGGGAGCTGGGTAGTTTATGTGGAATACTCCTCCTACACAGAGCTCTGCAGAGGCCACGAGTGCAGAAACTCCATA tGTGATAAATACAGAAAAGGAGTCATCGATGGTTCCGCCTGCAGCAGCCTGTGTGAGAAGGAAACACTTTACCTTGGGAAGTGCTTCACCGCCAAACCCAACAGTCAG GTTTACTCAGGGCACTGGGGAGACCTGCAGGGGGTCGTTAAGTGCCAGATGGAAGAGGCCCCTCATTATGACTTGGGAGGTGAAATGGAGCCTAGAAAAGAAGCCTCTGCCTTCAACAAGCCAACCAAAGGAACGTCAGTGGAGAAGTTCAGAGAGATGATAGTCGGCCACTTAAAG GCTAAAGTGGAGGACCAGGCCAACCTCGCTGACCTGGCGACACATGTATTATCCGTTGCTGACGCTAATAAAGATGGCCACATCTCACTGCCAGAGGCCCGCTCcacatgggccctgctgcagctcAACGAGTTCCTGCTGGCATTAGTCCTGCAGGACCGCGAGCACACACCAAAGTTACTTGGCTTCTGTGGAGACCTGTACATGATGGAGAAGGTGCCAAACTCCCCTCTGTATGGAATCAGTCTTCCTTGGATTGTCGAAGTATGGATTCCTGCTGGTCTGCGCCGCAGCATGGACCAGTGGTTCACCCCGTCCTGGCCTCACAAGGCCAAGATCTCCATCGGCCTGCTTGAGCTGGTGGAGGACATTTTTCACGGCACTTTTGGCAGCTTTCTCATGTGTGACGTCAGCACCGCTACTTTCGGATACAACGACCGGCACGACTTTAAAGTAATGGACGCCCGTTACATCATTCCCGAGGCCACTTTCCAAGAAAGAATCAGGCAGCAGCGCTGTGACGCAGACGAGGACTGTCTCTACGGGACCGACTGCCTCACCAGCTGTGACCTCACCAAGCACCGCTGCACACCGGAGGTCACCAGGCCGAACCTGGCTAAAGCCTGCGACACCCTGAAGGACTACATTCTGCAGGGTGCACCGTCGGACGTGAGCGAGGAGCTGGAGAAGCAGCTGTACGCCTGCATCGCTCTGAAAGGTTCGGTAGAACAAATGGAAATGGAGCACTCGCTCATTCTGAACAACCTCAAAACTCTGCTGTGGAAGAAGATCTCACACACTAAAGACTCCTGA
- the LOC107387377 gene encoding large ribosomal subunit protein uL18, whose translation MGFVKVVKNKAYFKRYQVKFRRRREGKTDFFARKRLVVQDKNKYNTPKYRMIVRFSNRDIICQIAYAKIEGDMIVCAAYSHELPKYGVTVGLTNYAAAYCTGLLLARRLLNKFSLDKVYEGQVEVTGDEFNVESIDGQPGAFTCYLDAGLARTTTGNKVFGALKGAVDGGLSIPHSTKRFPGYDTESKEFNAEVHRKHIMGINVSEYMSYLMEEDEDAYKKQFSRFIKNGVSPDSMEEMYKKAHAAIRSNPVHEKKPPKEVKKKRWNRAKLSLAQRKDRVAQKKASFLRAQEQEDAE comes from the exons ATG GGTTTTGTTAAAGTGGTGAAGAACAAGGCCTACTTCAAGAGGTACCAGGTCAAATTCAGGAGGAGGAGAG AGGGAAAGACTGACTTCTTTGCTCGTAAACGCCTGGTCGTACAAGACAAGAACAAGTACAACACACCCAAGTACCGTATGATTGTCCGCTTCTCCAACAGGGACATCATCTGCCAG ATTGCCTATGCAAAGATTGAGGGTGACATGATTGTGTGTGCCGCCTACTCACACGAGCTGCCCAAGTACGGAGTAACCGTGGGTCTGACGAACTACGCAGCAGCCTACTGCACTGGTCTGCTGTTGGCCCGCAGA CTCCTGAACAAGTTCAGTCTGGATAAGGTGTACGAGGGCCAGGTTGAGGTGACGGGAGATGAATTCAACGTGGAGAGCATCGATGGTCAGCCAGGTGCTTTCACCTGCTACCTGGATGCGGGGCTAGCTAGAACCACCACAGGCAACAAGGTGTTTGGTGCTCTGAAGGGGGCAGTGGATGGAGGCCTCTCCATCCCTCACAG CACCAAACGCTTCCCTGGGTATGATACTGAGAGCAAGGAGTTCAACGCCGAGGTGCATCGAAAACACATCATGGGCATCAATGTGTCTGAGTACATGAGCTACTTGATGGAGGAAGACGAGGACGCTTACAAAAAACAGTTCTCCCGCTTCATTAAGAATGGAGTGTCCCCAGATTCG ATGGAGGAAATGTACAAAAAGGCTCACGCTGCAATTCGTTCTAACCCGGTTCACGAAAAGAAGCCCCCCAAAGAAGTCAAGAAGAAGAG GTGGAACCGTGCCAAGCTGTCTCTGGCTCAGAGGAAAGACCGAGTCGCCCAGAAGAAGGCCAGCTTCCTCCGTGCTCAGGAACAGGAGGATGCAGAATAA